CGGCCATTGCCGGGTCAGAAAAAAAACGTCCTGCTGAATTTTTCAGTCGGTTTATCCTGAATCCAAAGGAGGGAAACTGGTTGTTATAGGAGAGGAGAGCCTCGCTTTTTTCGTTGCCGTATGCTGCGCTCCAGCGTTCGACGAGCCATTGTGGGTGTGAATATTTTACGGCGAGCTGCTCTTCATTTTTTTTTTCTTTCAGCCACTCGTCAAGGGTGACGCTTTCCGGAGTTATTTTTCTCAGAACGCCGTTGACCAGTTTCGACATTCGCTCACCTTTGTATTTTCTGGCAAGCTTCACGCATTCGTTGACGGCTGCCCAGTCGGGTACCTTGTTGAGGAAGAGGATCTGATAAACTCCAAGGCGAAGGATGTTTTTCATGATCGGCGCCGCCTTTTCAAGCTTGTGGTGGTAGAATTGGGCGATAACAAAATCAAGCTGAAGGCGGTAACGCAGAACGCCGTTGACCAGTCCAGTGGAGAGTGCCCGATCTGCACGGTTTAGTGTGGAGTGATGCAGCGATCGGTGCAGGAGCGTGTCGGATTGCTGTTTTCCGGTTTCAAGTGATTGCAGGACTTGTAATGCCAGTTCTCGAGCTGTGGTCATGGGTGATCATTAAAAACAATTAAAATGCATTGGCCATTCAGGCAGTTTGTAAAATACTATTCCCTGTTGTAGATTAATCGAACTAAATGTTCTTTTCAAGATTTCAAGCTATCATCCAGAAAGGTGGAGGGACTGGCCCTGAGAAGCCTTGGCAACCGTCATTGCTCTAATGAGCGGTGCCAATTCCATCCCGGCATAAAGACCGGGAATGATGATGGTATGCATGCCCTTCTGCAGCTACATACCTCTCTTCAGATATTTTTTCTTTAACCCGCTATTTACTAATGGGTTATCTCTATTCTTATGGAGTGATGGCGGCATTTTTCAACCATGGTTCATTATGAGTGAGACACCGCAGGCCCACAGGTTTGAGACGCTTCAGGTTCATGCCGGTCAGCGTCCTGATCCGACAACGAAGTCACGGGCGGTTCCGATTTATCAGACGACCTCCTATCTTTTTGACAGTGCAAAGCATGGAGCTGATCTTTTTGCCCTGAAAGAGTTCGGCAATATCTATACAAGGATGACGAACCCGACAACCGATGTGCTGGAACAGCGCGTTGCGGCGCTTGAAGGGGGCCGGGCAGCCCTTGCTGTTGCGAGCGGCCATTCAGCTCAGTTTATTGCCGTAGCTACGCTCTGTGAGGCGGGGGATAATATCGTTTCTTCCAGTTATCTTTATGGCGGTACCTATAATCAGTTCAAGGTGGCATTCCGTCGCCTCGGTATTGGTGTTAAGTTTGTCGAAGGATGTAATGTTGAGGCGTTCAGGACGGCAATCGATGAGCATACAAAAGCACTCTATCTGGAATCGATAGGCAATCCCGCTTTTCATGTACCCGATTTTGAGGCGATAGCGGCTGTTGCGGCTGAACATGGTATTCCCCTTATTGTTGATAATACTTTTGGTTGTTCCGGCTTTCTCTGTCGTCCTCTTGAGCATGGGGCTTCGATTATCGTGGAATCAGCGACAAAATGGATCGGAGGCCACGGCACTTCAATGGGCGGTGTTATTGTTGACGGTGGAACCTTTAACTGGGGAAATGGAAAGTTCCCTCTCCTCAGTGAGCCTTCTGACGGTTATCATGGCATGAAATTTTATGAAACTTTCGGCGATCTGGCATTTATTATCAAGGCTCGGGTTGAGGGGCTGCGTGATATCGGGCCTGCAATCAGTCCTTTCAACTCTTTCATGTTGCTGCAGGGGCTTGAAACGCTTTCACTTCGGGTTCAGCGACATGCCGACAATACGATGGAGCTTGCCCGCTGGCTCAACGAGCACTCTGCGGTTCAATGGGTAAACTATCCCGGGCTGGAGAGCCACCCAACCCATGAATTGGCTAAAAAATATCTGAATCACGGCTTTGGATGTGTCCTGACTTTCGGTATCAAGGGTGGATATGAAAAAGCCGTTGGGTTTATCGACAGTGTCCAGCTTGCCAGCCATCTTGCCAATGTTGGGGATGCCAAAACGCTGGTCATTCATCCTGCATCCACGACGCATTCACAGCTTACCCTGGCAGAACAGGAATCTGCCGGAGTTACCGCCGATATGATCCGGGTCTCACCGGGTATAGAGCATATTGATGATATTAAGGCTGATTTTGAACAAGCTTTTGCAAAACTGAGGTGAAGTGTATGAGAGCATATACCGGGATGATTTCCGAAAAAACAGCCTATTTCGATTCAACTGAACCTTTTAAGACTGAACTTGGCGCTCTGCTTCCTTCTGTAAGGGTGGCCTATAGAACATGGGGAAAGCTCAATGCCCGCAAAGACAATGTGGTGCTTGTTTGTCAGGCTCTTACGGGTTCTGCTGATGCGGACGGTTGGTGGGAAGGGATGTTTTCGCCCGGGGGAGCTTTTGATGAGAGTGAGGATTTTATCATCTGCAGCAATGTGCTTGGCAGTTGTTATGGTACAACAGGCCCAACCTCTCTGAATCCTCTCACCGGTCGCCATTATGGCCCTGATTTTCCACTGATCACCATCAGGGATATGGTTGAGGTTCAGCGTCTTTTGCTTGCCGGGTTGGGTATTGACCGTGTCAAACTGGCCGTCGGCGCCTCTCTGGGTGGTATGCAGGTTCTGGAGTGGGGTGCGCTCTATCCTGATGTTGTCCAGGCTTTGATGCCAATGGGCGCATCAGGACGCCACTCGGCATGGTGTATAGCGCAGAGTGAAGCACAGAGGCAGGCGATCTATGCCGATCGTGACTGGAATGATGGATGGTACGCCGATGGTCACCCTCCCGCAAAAGGACTTGCTGCGGCAAGGATGATGGCCATGTGCACCTACCGGAGCTTCGAAAACTTTCAGGCACGCTTTGGCCGGGAGTTTCATCATGGCACAACCTTTAAGGCAGAAAGTTACCTGCATCATCAGGGCCGAAAACTGGTTGAGCGCTTTGATGCCAATACCTACATTACTCTCACCAAAGCGATGGATATGCATGATCTTGGGAGGGGCAGGGCTGGTTACGAAGAGGTGTTGCGTTCGATTCAGCTCCCCGTGGAAATCCTCTCGATCAATTCTGATATTCTTTATCCGAAAGAGGAGCAGGAGGAGCTTGCCCGGTTTATACCGAAATCAAGCATTCTCTATCTCGATGAACCATACGGTCATGACGCTTTTCTTATTGATGTAGAAAAAGTCAGCCGTATGGTCAGGGAGTTTCTGGAAGGAAGGGCGTTGTCGGCTCACTCAGCAGCCTGAGTAATCTCGTCAAACCTGGTATAGTGCCGCAATACCTCCGGCACCATGATGGAGCCTTCCGCAGTCTGGTAGTGCTCAAGCAGGGAGACCATAAGGCGGGAGGTTGCCAGGCCTGAGCCATTCAGGGTGTGGACGAACTCCGGTTTTGCATTACTCTCCGACTTGAAACGGATGTTGGCGCGCCGGGCCTGGTAATCTTCAAAGTTTGAACAGCTTGATGCTTCAAGATATTTCTGCTCGGCTGGTGACCAGACCTCGATATCATAACATTTCGTTGCATTGGCGCTGATATCGCCGCTGCAGAGTAAAAGTACCCGGTAGGGGATTTTGAGCGCAGTGAGAATTGCTTCAGCGTTTTCTCGAATCGTTTCAAGCGCCTCATACGACTCTTCCGGTCGGGTGAACTTTACCATTTCCACCTTGTTGAACTGGTGCACCCTGAGGAATCCTCTGGTATCTTTGCCGTAACTTCCCGCTTCGCGACGGAAACAGGCTGAATAGGCTGCATAGGAGATTGGGAGCGTTTTTGTATCCAGCATCTCTCCCCGGTGCAGGTTGGTTATCGGTACCTCGGCTGTTGGTATGGCGTAAAGATCATCCTCCTCCATGTGGTAAACCTGATCGGCAAATTTTGGCCACTGCCCGGTTCCTCTGAGCGACTCCTGATTGACGAAAAAGGGCGGAAAGACCTCTGTATAGCCGTGACGTTCGGTATGGCAGTCGAGCATGAAATTGATCAGTGCACGTTCAAGTCGAGCCCCTTTGCCGATATAGACAGGAAATCCCGCTCCGCAAACTTTTGCGCCCCGTTCAAAATCAAGAATCCGAAGGGATTTGCCCAGTTCAAGATGGTTCTTGAGCGGAAAGTCAAGATGGTAGGGAAAAGATATCGGCTCCTTGAAGATCTGGTTGTCGTCAGCAGAACGTCCGACAGGAACGGATGGATGCAGCTTGTTGGGGAGGCCCAGAAGAATGGTTTCAATCTCCTCTTCAAGATGGCCAAGCGAGGTATCCATTCCGGCAATTTCTTCCGATACTGATTTCATCTGGAGGATAAGTTCGCCGGATGAGCCAATACCACTTTTTTTTATCTCTGCGATCTCTTTTGAAACTTTGTTGCGCAGTGCTTTCAGATCGTCCGAACGCTGAACCAACCCTTTGCGCTCCCTGTCGAGGTTAAGAAGCTGTTCAA
The DNA window shown above is from Pelodictyon phaeoclathratiforme BU-1 and carries:
- a CDS encoding O-acetylhomoserine aminocarboxypropyltransferase/cysteine synthase family protein — translated: MSETPQAHRFETLQVHAGQRPDPTTKSRAVPIYQTTSYLFDSAKHGADLFALKEFGNIYTRMTNPTTDVLEQRVAALEGGRAALAVASGHSAQFIAVATLCEAGDNIVSSSYLYGGTYNQFKVAFRRLGIGVKFVEGCNVEAFRTAIDEHTKALYLESIGNPAFHVPDFEAIAAVAAEHGIPLIVDNTFGCSGFLCRPLEHGASIIVESATKWIGGHGTSMGGVIVDGGTFNWGNGKFPLLSEPSDGYHGMKFYETFGDLAFIIKARVEGLRDIGPAISPFNSFMLLQGLETLSLRVQRHADNTMELARWLNEHSAVQWVNYPGLESHPTHELAKKYLNHGFGCVLTFGIKGGYEKAVGFIDSVQLASHLANVGDAKTLVIHPASTTHSQLTLAEQESAGVTADMIRVSPGIEHIDDIKADFEQAFAKLR
- the metX gene encoding homoserine O-acetyltransferase MetX, with product MRAYTGMISEKTAYFDSTEPFKTELGALLPSVRVAYRTWGKLNARKDNVVLVCQALTGSADADGWWEGMFSPGGAFDESEDFIICSNVLGSCYGTTGPTSLNPLTGRHYGPDFPLITIRDMVEVQRLLLAGLGIDRVKLAVGASLGGMQVLEWGALYPDVVQALMPMGASGRHSAWCIAQSEAQRQAIYADRDWNDGWYADGHPPAKGLAAARMMAMCTYRSFENFQARFGREFHHGTTFKAESYLHHQGRKLVERFDANTYITLTKAMDMHDLGRGRAGYEEVLRSIQLPVEILSINSDILYPKEEQEELARFIPKSSILYLDEPYGHDAFLIDVEKVSRMVREFLEGRALSAHSAA
- the serS gene encoding serine--tRNA ligase, yielding MLDINTIRQHPEEIISMLHNRQLASEEPKIEQLLNLDRERKGLVQRSDDLKALRNKVSKEIAEIKKSGIGSSGELILQMKSVSEEIAGMDTSLGHLEEEIETILLGLPNKLHPSVPVGRSADDNQIFKEPISFPYHLDFPLKNHLELGKSLRILDFERGAKVCGAGFPVYIGKGARLERALINFMLDCHTERHGYTEVFPPFFVNQESLRGTGQWPKFADQVYHMEEDDLYAIPTAEVPITNLHRGEMLDTKTLPISYAAYSACFRREAGSYGKDTRGFLRVHQFNKVEMVKFTRPEESYEALETIRENAEAILTALKIPYRVLLLCSGDISANATKCYDIEVWSPAEQKYLEASSCSNFEDYQARRANIRFKSESNAKPEFVHTLNGSGLATSRLMVSLLEHYQTAEGSIMVPEVLRHYTRFDEITQAAE